One Archangium violaceum genomic window, GCTGATGGTGTTCGCGTCGGCGTGGTTCGTGGTGATGCCCACCCGGCGCGAGGCCCTCTCGTACCTGAAGAAGCTGGATGGGTGGCGCTGCTGTCACGCGAGGACGCCGCCCTCGCCCTTCAAGTGCACGACCTCGGTGTCGCGCGCGGTGAGAGAGGCGGAAGACGGTGATGCCCGGGCCCGGGCCATCGTGGCGGACTGTCCGAGGGCCGCGGCCAGGATGGGGCGCTGAGCCTGCGAGCGCCCGGCCAGGGAATGGTTGGGCGGGGGATGGAAAAACGGCCCGAGCGTCCTTACCTCCCACTCAGGAGGCCATCATCCATGGCAGTCAGGACTCGGGAAGCAGGTATCAAGAACAAGCGGCGGATGGCGAATGTCGACGAGGCGCAGACGAACCGTCAGGCCCCGGGACTCAGCAATGGGCGCAAGACCGTGCCCCGTGATCAGGCCGCGGCGCTGCGTCGCCAGAAGCTGATGCGCAAGGCCACGCCCGGCCCGGCCATGACGGAGCCGGTGGGGCACGGGCCCGCCACCACCGAGGTGCGGCCCGGCAAGAAGACCCTCTCGCGACGGAAGGCCAAGCGCGGCAATACCGTCTGACCCTCCCGCCCCATCCGACAATTCGAACCCGACAGATGGACCGGCCCCTGGTCAATCCGGCCGGCCATCCCTACCTCACATGGGGGAGGACCCATGCCAGAGAAGACCAAGCAGCTGCGCGCCAAGCGGGCCAAGGCCAAGGGCACGACGATGACAGTGATGGCCTCGGATACCGGTGACGTCCCCGCAGGCAAGAGCGCCCACGCCCTCAAGAAGAGCCGCGGCATCGCCGGCCGCACCCGCACCACCGAGCGCTCCGTCAGCCGGCGCCGCCCACCCGGCGAAGGCAAGACGGCCCAGAGCGCCAAGCTGCCCCTGCCCGAGACCGGCAGCAGCACCTCACGCCGCAAGACGATTCCGGACGAGGCCGCCGCCACCTACCGCCAGGGGCACCGCCGCAAGACGGTGGCCACCGAGAACGCCGCCGCCTACCGCCGCGAGGAGCGGCCCAAGGTTCCGCGCAACGAGGCGAAGCAGCGCCAGGAGACGCGCAGCAAGCGCGGCTCACCCGTGCAGGGCCGCAAGAAGGCCCCGAGCGAGATGGAAATCACCCACCGCGGCGGGCCGCGCAAGCGCCTCCGCATCCACGGCGGCTGAGGCTCCGAAACAGCGCCCACACGCATAGGGCCCACCCCACGGGTGACGCCGCTGGCGCTCCCGTGCAACCACTCGACGCCTCCGCTTCCTCGAGTGGAAGGGGGGCGCAGGGTGTGAAGCAGCGGCACGCCTCCGCCCCCTCGGGCTCCAGGCGCGCGCACACGCCGCCCGCCGCGCACTGCGCGTCCTCGGAACAGGCGGCGCCGTAGTTCCCCTCCTGCAGTGCGTACTGCAGGCAGCGGCCCGGCCCGTCCTCCGTCACGGAGACACAGGAGAGTCCCGCGGGGCACTCGGCGTCGCGCGTGCACGCGGCGGTGCAGAGGGACTCGGGCGCGAGCACCGGACCCTGGGGCTCCGGGCGCTCGGCGAGGAAGGGCTGGATGAAGTCCTCGAGCAGCGCCTCCACGCGGACGTTGAGGGCCTCCTTCCGACAGGCCACGTCGCCGCTCGCGGTGATTCCCACCAGCACCTCGCGCCCGTCCGCTCCGCGCGCCAGCACGGGACCGCCACTGTCTCCCACGCAGCTCATCGCCGGAGCGGGCCCCGCGTGGAACGCGCCCGGCTCCACCTCCGTCACTTCCAGCACGCCCTGGCGCCGCTGGCCCGCGGGGGCTCCGTCCTCCTTCGTCTCTCCGAAGCCCACCACCCTCGCCGCCTGGCCTGGCTCCAGCGCTCCCCAGCCGGGCTCCGGCAGTGGCAGCGGTGACACGTCCACCGGCTTCGCCAGACGCAGCAGCGCCGCGTCATGGGCGTGCGTCGTCCGGGCGTAGCGCGGGTGACGCACCGCGCGCGCCACCCGGACGAAGCGGCCTCCCGGCTCGGGCTCCGGCAGCAGCCGCTCGCCGAGGAAGATTTCGTAGTCGCCCTCCTCGCCGAAGATCTCCAGGCAGTGCGCCGCCGTCAGCACCACGTCTGGCGCCACCAGCGCCCCCGAGCACAGCAGCGCCTCCGCGTCTTGTGCGCACCGCGCTCGACGGGGGAGAAGCGCCACCACCGCCGTGTCTCCCGGTGCGGCCGTGCCTCCGACCACCGCGTCCGTGCGCGGCGTGGGACTCGGGGGGAACTCGGGTGGGGCGGAGATGGGGGCGCAGGCCACGCAGAGCGTCCACAGTGTCGTGAACAGAATCGCTTGGGTTCCGCCAGGGCCCTCGAGACCCTCACCCCGGCCCTCTCCCGGAGGGAGAGGGTGCTCGCGACCCGGGTTCATCCGATTACCGCGCCTGAGTGCTCGCGCTCACCGCGCCCTGTTCTTCTCGCTGGGCCGTCTCCGCCAGCGCGGCCGTCTCCTC contains:
- a CDS encoding S1 family peptidase, encoding MACAPISAPPEFPPSPTPRTDAVVGGTAAPGDTAVVALLPRRARCAQDAEALLCSGALVAPDVVLTAAHCLEIFGEEGDYEIFLGERLLPEPEPGGRFVRVARAVRHPRYARTTHAHDAALLRLAKPVDVSPLPLPEPGWGALEPGQAARVVGFGETKEDGAPAGQRRQGVLEVTEVEPGAFHAGPAPAMSCVGDSGGPVLARGADGREVLVGITASGDVACRKEALNVRVEALLEDFIQPFLAERPEPQGPVLAPESLCTAACTRDAECPAGLSCVSVTEDGPGRCLQYALQEGNYGAACSEDAQCAAGGVCARLEPEGAEACRCFTPCAPLPLEEAEASSGCTGAPAASPVGWALCVWALFRSLSRRGCGGACAARRGG